The genomic region ATACGcggtaaattatatatttccatCTCTTTTGTGCAAATGTTATCTCTCCTATCCGAATCTCACGTAGAATGGTATCTAGTAAGCGACCATAAGTGTGACTAAGAAAGGTTTATATGCGAATAGGAATAAATAAATCACTGAAAAGAGATTCCTGCTAGTCGAAGGCGCGAAAAACTCGAAACTAAaagaacagaaaaaataaaccaaaattgcatgttttatattataaaaatatataataattaatatacatgATAGTACAGTAAACGTTGAGATTACAGttaaaaaattgtgtgtttgtgtttgtctGCAGTTGGTCGGACTAAAAGACCAAGGAAATGCATTTTTATGACTGCTGTGAAAGagttgaaaatatgtaattgttACGAATGAGATGATGTAAACAatgaataaataagaaataatacaaCAGCGAAATAATAAAGTGGCAccgaaaaacaaaacataagcaGGTGAGAACCAACAAGTCCACACAAACTTGAGTGTAAACAATGGAGGAGATATGCACAATCTTCTAATTGCACAATTGGGTTGGGTTTAGTATCGCCCGGTTAATTTTGGCTCACTGTACCTAAACCAGACAaccgaattgaaaattttaaacacgaatgtatgcttaaattatcaaactttattttaaaacatattttataaaattcggttcacaaatttttgcacaaattcactttaaaaatgctattttttgcaaatttctcaATATATGCTAGTGTATTTTCACCTGTTGTGCATTGTACCAAACCAATTATGGATACATTTTCACGCACATATATTacttatgaattataaaaaccactagtaatgtttttaattacttttgattgttaatttctttgtaaatctttaaataaaatacaccttTTTCCGCATTGAGTTCAATAATGCGAAAAACCAAAATGACTGCCTAATTTCAACTGTCAAATTACCGAGAAAGCACGAACAAAAGGGAATAAATTAAACTCAGTTAGCAATAAATGTATGAAGTGAACGCGAAAAGGTGTTCAATGCTAAAATACTGTGGATGGCGTAGCCGGTGTTGAaccggccagggttattttttttgaagcgcggcctgATACACccgggtgttggaccgaccagggttattttttttgaagcgcggccgaaggccgccaacgcaaaaaggagttctatgcggaaaaaatctgatacacccGGGTGTTAGACCGACCAggggtttttttttaagtgcggccaacgcaaaaaggagttctatgcgaaaaaaatctgaaaccccccagggttatttttttttaagtgcggccgaaggccgccaacgcaaaaaggagttctatgcggaaaaaatctgatacacccGGGTGTTAGACCGACCaggggtttttttttttaagtgcggccaacgcaaaaaggagttctatgcgaaaaaaatctgaaacCCCCCAGGGTTATTTTCTTTGAagtgcggccgaaggccgccaacgcaaaaaggagttctatgcgaaaaaaatgtgatacacccgggtgttggaccgaccagggtttttttttttgaagcgcggccgaaggccgccaacgcgaaaaggtgttctatgcgaaaaaaatctgatacacccgggtgttggaccgaccagggttattttttttgaagtgtggccgaaggccgccaacgcaaaaaggagttctatgcgaaaaaaatctgatacaccccggtgttggaccgaccagggttatttttttttgaagcgcggccgaaggccgtcAACGCGAAAAGGTGTTCTATGCGAAAAAAACTGATACACccgggtgttggaccgaccagggttattttttgtagCATTAATAGATAATTTGTACCATTAATAGatgcaattaaatatgtatatacattgcaCTGAAACATTTTGGGtttctttattttgaattattgtcCATACAAAAATGTTGGCTGGGTTGCATtggtttcagtttgtatggaaaaatgagcaaaaacacCGATTTTTGGTCATTTTCAAAGGGCTCCCTATAGGTCTATAGTAGCTCTAGGGGGTCGAGGGgggtttattaaaaagtttgaaCCTTCCTCTTTCAGATAAGGGGGCGTGAGGGGGGTAGCCCCCCCTGTTTTTCTCCATAAATGATACTAAACCGGCGCGATACTAAACATTTCCCGCACAATTTATTACAGTGGATACAAATTATATCTGATTATTAACTACCTTTTAATTAGGctgcgatttagaatagcattccccgatttcggggttaaaaaggtatgtacggatagaggaggtcctccagatcaagttttgagatatttgcatttaaagttcaaaaaatcaattatttaaaatgcgtgttacTTATATTTCTAACTTTTTTATCCACTAacagtgcaaaaataactttaattccatatcaaactttagttaaaatccatttattcataGAATAAGAAAATGGTTGTAAACAAGCAACAAATTAGTGTTACCATATGTTGTAAAGGaataaaaataggaaaaaagaaagattataTGACCTCATAACTAAATTCATAATCGTGTGATGAGTAATGTAAAATCTTTCAGAATTCTCATCATAATGGTGTTGGATCgcccagggttatttttttttagaagcgCGCCGAAGGCCGCTAACGCTAAAAGGACTTCCACGCAAACGAACCGAGCAggcccaggtgttggtccgaccgagggttatttttttgaagcgcggatATGAACGTAAGGTGGCACTGATTATTAGTTAGAATGCaacacttttgttattgtgtgaaaataattgaacgaaagttaaatgttgaataaaagttatttttacattatttaatatgaaataatgattagaaacgaattagAGAAGTGttagtaaatataaaagttaaaaatataactctAAAATTCATTGTAAAtgggagaaacacgcattttaaatagttgattttttgaattttaaatgcaaataccTCGAAacccataagtcagcggcaactatatatatattttcttaatctagaGGACCTCTTGTATCCCTACATACTCATATTAAACCCCAAAAacgggggatgctattctaaaatttaccctttaattaaatacaataacacgaaatttatatatttgtgggtttttagcacaaaaataatttaaaaatggaagTAGAAAAAAGGCAGCTTGAGCCGAGCAATTGTAGTGGAGATGCAGGAATAACTAATGTTTCTCTAATGGCAACAAATTCCGTAGATAAATCAGATATCGAAGTTGCGGAAGATATGAACAAAGCTCAAAATCATAAAACCCAAACAAATAAAGATGAAACAAGTGATGAAACTGCGAAGAAGCCTACACATAATTCAGCTATCATAACCAATGAAGAAGATTCAATTAATAATGAGAATATATCGGTAAAAAAACAAGAAGTCTTATTAATAAAAGTCACTGAAAGCAATGAGTGCTCCAAAACTCCAAAGCTGGAAGGAAGTGCAAATAAAATGTGTCTTAATTTTAAAGAGACCAAAAGTGGAGCAAATTCAAAtgatttaaatgaatttgaGGACTCGCAAGATGCTGTCGAGGATGACGAAAGTCAGAAGGAAGAAGCATCAACAGCTGACGATGACAACAGTCTTTCGCCCTCAAGACAATCGCAATCACCCCCACTTAGAGACACAAAAATTGCGACATCAAGTGCATCCATTGCTTCGGCAATTGGGGTAGCGGCTTCCGTAGTTGTGGCAGCAGCCGGTATAAGAGCTTCTATTCCAGATACAATCTTGTCGCCACCCAAGTCAGAAACACAAACAGATGATGCAAACACCGCTACATCATCCTCATCCCCAGCATCGGATTCTCAGCTATCGCCGATGATTACCGAAGCCTCTATTGCGAGCAGTGCAGCACTTACCCCAACTACACCACCAGAAGCACCAGAAATGTCTGTCTCAAATAATAGTGGAGAGTCAACACTGTCTAAGACAGCTACCAAGAGGGGTGCCACCGATATTGACCCAGTTGCGGAAGGTGGTGGCAAACGCGTTATACAACCGATTAATCTTGTTGCAAACGGCACCATACCCAAATCTAGTGGGAAACCGTTAATGTCGGCcatgaataaaaaattgaaagaaaaaactaCACGTGCACCACGACAAAGGAAACCAAAACCTACGTTGCCTATGTACGAAAGCGAGGTAAATAagtgaatttattatttgtaaatagtTCTTGACTCccgtatattttattttatcacagATAAGCGACAATAAAACAGGAATCAAATTATGTATAAAGAAATCAGATTCTACGGGCAATTTGGCTGCTTCAACAGGCATTTTAGTTCCAACTGTTACGGCGAAATCGGTAGAGACTGCAGCAACTACTGCACCTAAGCAGACGCGCAAACGTTCCCGCAAAACGAAATCAAAGGCACGCGTCGATGACGACGAAAGTGAGCCTGAGGTAACGCCGGTAAAGCGTGGGAAGAATAAGGCCAGAAATGCAGAACGTCAGAAGAAAGTCTCTTTTAGTGGCATCGAAGAACAAGGCGAGAAACATCGAGCCACAATTGAGCAAGGCGATTGGGGCGCACGCATCCCACAGGAAATACTCTTTAAGGTGcgcatgaaattaaaaaaacttttaaaaagaaaagacaacctcaaaaaaaaataattttctagaTTTTTGAAATTCTAGTTGATCGTGAAGGTTGTTTGCCAACACTTTGTCGACTTGGTCGTGTTTGTACACTGTGGCGAAATGTTGCGCTAACGCCATCATTGTGGAAAACTATGGATCTATCTACGTGGATAAAGGACAAATATCGCACCGAACTCAAACTAAAATGGTTTGTAGACAATCGATGTAGCGAGTGCACAGAATTGAACGTTGGTAAGTATTCCACATGATGTTcgaaaaataaatctttaatcACTATAATCATTTAAGCCAACTGGAAAATGTCGGATATAAACTGCTTTCTAAACAAATTGGCGGTCGGTTGTCCAAATTTAACGAGCATTACACTGTCAGGTTGGAAAGGTTTCACTTCAGATCATTTGGCTTATTTAgcagaaaatatgcaaaaactgGAACGCCTTGATTTGAGTTCTGTTAATGTAAGTTTCAGCGATTGTAAATCTTTCATGCCGGGTTCAAATATGTAAAGATACCTTTATTGTTACAACACAGGTGGAAATGAATGCGAGTAAGAGCGCAGTGGGCCCACAATCGCTGTGCAATGCATTACAAATAATGAATAAACGTTTAACGCATCTCTATTTGGCACATAATCGGCTTGCCGGGATCCCACAAATAGTCGCTACTTTGGCTGtaagtatttatattattaaacccttctaattttattaattgtacaataattaaaaatattttttctacattcCGCAGACACATTGCCCCAATTTGGTGAACTTAGATCTCTCAAATGTTACAACACAAGCGACTTCACACGGCATCTTTCACATTGAAAAGCTTCAGCATGGCTGCCCGAAATTAAAAGTACTACGAGTCACGAATTCACATATAACATGGGGGAATGCAACACTGCAAGAAGCGGTATgagcaaaatattaataatcgtTAAACTGATTTCGTTTTTTTGAAAGTCACCATATATTTATAGATGGATTCGCCAGGTTTCCCAGAGCTCGAGGAACTCTCGGTGGCAGCTTTAACGGATGAATGTCGCGTTATCGGTGATGACCATTTGCAGCGCGTATTGAAAACCAGTTCAAAACTAAAACTCTTGGATGTGCGCGGTTGCGCACGACTCACACACGAAAGTCTTATACGCCTACCTGCATGGGACAtcaagcatttatttttgtcattttgctCAGTGACACGTGATGTTGGGTAATtgtttaattactatttttgtttggttttaaattcacatttgtATTCAATGTGTAGCTCCGGCCTCGAGTTGATCGCTTCAAAATGGGCTCATAGTCTTATAGAATTAGATTTAGCTTGGGCGAATGTGCAGCAGCCACTTGACAATGCATTACGTGCATTAGCCGAAAAGGGCAGCGAATCGCCATTAGCGTAAGTACAATTCAATCTTATTAAAGCTACATGaatgtcaaaaaatatatatttttcaatttgcagGCATTTGAATCTCTGTGGTTCATCGGTTTCAGATGAAGCAGTCAAGGAAATACTTGCGAACTGTGCGCACATGAGTTCAATAAATCTCTCATCGTGTCGTGGTTTACCGCGTGGTGTCAAACGTCTCATGCAAGGTCAGCAAGAGTTACAAGAACTGCGTGAAGTGCTTAAGGTGCAGATGAAAGTGAAATTGCCCGCTCAAATAAAGCAAGAGCAAGAGGAGGAGGAGCGACGGAAGCGCTCCGAACACTGCGTCGCAACTACTGATGCTGATAGCGGCGGTGGTGGCAGTAATGTTCAATCTAATTGAAATAAAGACGTTACatcacacaaaattaaaaagcaaaaccTGTGCgttaatatgaaaaaagaattagtaacaaacaaaaattatttttaacacaagGAGTATAAATTTGTAgcttaaactaaaattatgaacGCGAAGAATAACTTCAATTAATATTAGATTTCATAATGAAGTATGACCTTTTCAGTTTAACTATTATTAGCACATTCAAAAGAAGCGCTAATTGACGATTAAGCATTAAATTACCTGGATTTAGGTGTTTTCTAGAAACGACACAGTGTGCAAATCTTCTGCTGCTGGTGGCAGAAAGACATTAAATTTACGTATTTTAGCATTAATGcgtgcaaatttttatatatgtatgtaattttttgtgCATCACACAGGTAGCTTCCAAATTAAACACGGAATTGTGTAACTATTATGTCATTTGGCACTACTTTATAACTTAACTTTTATATATTCCTAcatttaagtaaggctttaagTCACCGcttaaaaattgatttatatttttatttggtcacatttatacaattatatatacatttgcaaTATACATTTACACCTATAGTCGCTGGAATCCCCGCTAgtgttaattttttagttatacAATTTGGAAATGTTTAAGAAAAGAACGTATTAAGTTTTGTTTACAGTTATAATTGCtacgaattttcagtgaaattaaaacatttttcgttactttaaaaaatatatgtaaaaccgTAAACATTGCAaagaaaattatgttattacatgtaaaatattaatagtattaagcgaaaatatcgatttattcgATAAAAATTATCGAACGTTATGAAATCAGtcagttatttacatatattctatgATTAAATTGTActctatacacacatataattttaattatattatattttctatatatgaTAATCCTTtgcaatttataaaaatcatatacaaAAACTCACctcaaaagaaataaataaacggAATGTTTAACAAAAGTTAATTGGTATGATTTTctcaaataatatttagttAACATTAAAAGCCGATTAAAGTAacgagttttttatttaaattgaaaaataataatattcagaagttgtatttgaattaaaaattgtataactaTCTAACTTGTTGAGCGTGTGAGCACAATATAATAAGTcttgtttataaattaaattgtggTTAGGTCAATAGGCATAAATTCATTTcaagttttcatttataaaatgaCGCCGGCCTACAGTACCACTCTTTCGCTAAATCGTCGggcttatataatatttgctttaattgttgtaatttaaaaattgaattttttcttgtCTATGGGCACAACggcgaaaaaatatgtatttcaaaatcgTTTATGAAAGCGATAACTTATCATGAGTATGATTAATTAAAGCTTAAGttagcttttttcaaaaatttcacgaAAATGCCCATTACGAGTATAACTGtatatcttttttaataaacatatgtaattACTTCGCTTTTATAACCTTTAGTATACATTAACCAAATGAAATGttgtttgagattttttttcataaaatgaaatgcattaatttacattttgttaaatataagtatatttgagCTGAAGACATGTCTTAAGCGGAATGATAAAATGTAATATTCCACAAGTGCTtggaatttgtaaataaaacaaaagcaagtgATGCAAATAgtgcaattttcaaaattaaagccACAATCTGCTTCTCTAGTTTTATGATTTTGTTTTACACAATCAACAattgtattaataataaaaaattgttaaaccttaatattaatattgaataagcatttaagaattaaaagtgcatagtatttaatttaaataaaagaaacattttaaatacaatttcccATGTTTTATTTAACGGTAATTGTCGGTGTGAACTATTACACTTCCAACGATCACTACatgtttcttatttaatttgttccgatgttgttgtaacggcagaaaacattccaaATGATTTTTAAGAAAGCTGTCTAGTTTAAAGTACATGACACTACCGTTCCGATTGCGTAAACCCGTCTATCGTGGGTTCAACGCACTAAATCCACCTTTTTGGACAACTAAGTAGAACAAAGTAAAACtgattttcaaaatgaaaattctTTTGCCTAAATCCCTTATAATGAATTTGCAAACTGCTTTATTTGATAGTCTTTAAAATTCTCTATTGGAGGCATTGAGTAAGTACAAACACTTGAATTCTAAATTTAAcatggaattaaaaaatacagACTAAAATTATAACTATATAATTGTACGTATAAaatcgtatgtatatatgtatatatatataaatatatatatgtttgtacatgtATAAACGTGTTTGTTGGTATGGTTTGACTATTATAATTCCAGTAATTCATTTATGGTAGATTAAAAATCCCAGCTCCAATCATTGCTGTGTACATTCATCTCACTCAAGTCGGTGCAAAGTACCAAGCTTTCGTCTATagtgataaataatatttttccagttTTCTACTTAAGTGTATTTCGTAAACTTTACATACCTCTTATCTGTGAATAGTCCTTTGTCTCTAAACCGAAGCGTTGCAATTGATCTAGAATGCTTGTGTGCCGACATTGTTTGAAAAAGGAATGACTGAGGAGCTGTAATGCCGACCAACGACTGGACGGTTTTTTCTCCATACAAATTTCTGTAAATTGATGGAACTCATCAGAGAATACACGTTGACTGTATATTTGCTGTGCCTGCCTAATAGAGTCTGAATCAGTACTGGCGACGATTTCTAAAAATTGATATAAGCAGAAAAAAACAGTGAAAATAGAATTCAAATATCtcttttaatttaatgattGCTTACCTATCATTTCTTCGCTTGCAGGACATGTAGAGCGATCTAATAAAGTCGGCACATTGCCGCGTACTTTCTCAGTTAACATAAAGGTTGGTTGTGCATCAGCAAACGGTTCTACGCCATTCGCTAGTTCACAGCACGTTATACCAATTGAGTAAATATCCGATTTTTCTGTGTAGCCAATTATGTTTTGTTCTAGCACTTCTGGTGCTAGCCAATTTAAACTACGTGCACTGCAAGGTGCTAAGTGATGTAAAGATGCAATGCGTTCACCATGCCCTACAATGCTGGTACATTCACGGAAACCGGTTAACACCGCTTTTGTTTGATTGAGTAATATATGGCTGGCACGAATAGAGCGATGAACATAACCACGACGATGTAGGTACTCGAGCCCGGAGAGTACATCACGCATTATCAAAGCCACAAAAATTTCAGGAAAACCTAATTCAGAACACAATTAAAGAAGTATTGTTTATATCGTAAGTTTTGCTAGCCACTTACCCGCCCGAAAACAATTAGCAATGGTGTCCTTGCAGCTGCCAAAGCACATCAAGGGTGCTATCTGAAAGAGCTCATTTCCATATACAAACGATGTatggaatgtatgtatgttaggaTGACTGAACTGACGCATGATAAGCAGTTCATCACGCGCTAAGATGCTCTCTTCTTTACTTGCTTTATccattcgatatttttttactgCGATATGTTGTCCATTGGGTAAATATTGTGCTAAGTAAACAGTTCCAATACCATTAAAGCATCGTGATAATTCCACTTTCAAATCGTAATCCAAAGGATTGCACCCAAACATTCTGTATGAAATTTTCAAGAACTTTTACTAACAATATATGGAACAATTAAGTAATTTCTTAGCCCTTTAaggttgtttttgttctcttttGCACTTGATATTGGGTTTGATGTTTTCATTGAGCAaaggcaataacaaaaacactttgttgttattattatgcttcttcatatCTTTCTATGCATTGCCCGGCTCATTTCTTAACTATTGTGAATGGTGAATATGACAGAGGAGGCATACAaatagcatcaaatattttctttttccatCTTCCGCAATTAATGTTTTGTTAATTAGTAAAATTGTCACCGTacgtgaaaatatatatttatttttgaagaaacactAGGAAGCATTTTGATTGCGTTGTATAATGGCAGATGCTTGGGATGAAATAAAAGCCGTCAAAAGTAAGCGTCATACACTGCGAGAAAAGTTGGAGAAACGAAAGAAAGAACGTGCCGGTTTACTATCTTCGTCACCAAATAGTGTTGTTGACACAGTTAAGGACTCGCCTAATCCAACAGGGGAATTGGGTTTGTTTGCAATTACAATATCAATTGAACAAACCattttattttggttaatatttattACCACAGAAAACGATGCTGAAGCAGAGAAAGCGGTATTGCAGGCGCTCTCCTCCAACACACTTGTGCTTCCTATCATTTCAACACAACTATTAGAAAAAGTAGCTACATTTTTGGATAAGGCACCTGCACAGCATGTAATCAATTACACGCTCAATAAATTGGCTGAGCAAGGTGCAGTTAATATTAAGAGTGTTACAATTGGAAAGGATGTGGGCTGCGAAGTTATTTCGGTGGAAACAAACCTAATTTTAGATTTGTATAAGGAAGTGGTGAATGATGGATATATTGGTATAAAAGAAGAACTGAAGCGGAAATGTAAGTGTcttcaataattataataaatgcttCTTAACCCATAAACCATATTATTTAGTCGATGCAAACGATGCGGAGAACAAGGATTGTAACCTTAATAAATCGACAAAAATAGATGCGAACACTGGCCCACATACGCGTAAAGGAACGGACGGCAGCAGTGCGGATGCTTCCGATGATATAATGGTTCGTATCTGCacataatatttgttttgtatttatgttatTTGTAAATCCTTGCACTAGTCTCTGCTCTCCATGCCTTCTACCCGCGAGAAGCAAAGTAAACAAGTAGGCGAAGAAATACTCGAATTGCTAACAAAACCAACTGCCAAAGAAAGGTCCGTTGCTGAAAAG from Bactrocera tryoni isolate S06 chromosome 3, CSIRO_BtryS06_freeze2, whole genome shotgun sequence harbors:
- the LOC120771877 gene encoding uncharacterized protein LOC120771877 isoform X1, whose translation is MHKNNLKMEVEKRQLEPSNCSGDAGITNVSLMATNSVDKSDIEVAEDMNKAQNHKTQTNKDETSDETAKKPTHNSAIITNEEDSINNENISVKKQEVLLIKVTESNECSKTPKLEGSANKMCLNFKETKSGANSNDLNEFEDSQDAVEDDESQKEEASTADDDNSLSPSRQSQSPPLRDTKIATSSASIASAIGVAASVVVAAAGIRASIPDTILSPPKSETQTDDANTATSSSSPASDSQLSPMITEASIASSAALTPTTPPEAPEMSVSNNSGESTLSKTATKRGATDIDPVAEGGGKRVIQPINLVANGTIPKSSGKPLMSAMNKKLKEKTTRAPRQRKPKPTLPMYESEISDNKTGIKLCIKKSDSTGNLAASTGILVPTVTAKSVETAATTAPKQTRKRSRKTKSKARVDDDESEPEVTPVKRGKNKARNAERQKKVSFSGIEEQGEKHRATIEQGDWGARIPQEILFKIFEILVDREGCLPTLCRLGRVCTLWRNVALTPSLWKTMDLSTWIKDKYRTELKLKWFVDNRCSECTELNVANWKMSDINCFLNKLAVGCPNLTSITLSGWKGFTSDHLAYLAENMQKLERLDLSSVNVEMNASKSAVGPQSLCNALQIMNKRLTHLYLAHNRLAGIPQIVATLATHCPNLVNLDLSNVTTQATSHGIFHIEKLQHGCPKLKVLRVTNSHITWGNATLQEAMDSPGFPELEELSVAALTDECRVIGDDHLQRVLKTSSKLKLLDVRGCARLTHESLIRLPAWDIKHLFLSFCSVTRDVGSGLELIASKWAHSLIELDLAWANVQQPLDNALRALAEKGSESPLAHLNLCGSSVSDEAVKEILANCAHMSSINLSSCRGLPRGVKRLMQGQQELQELREVLKVQMKVKLPAQIKQEQEEEERRKRSEHCVATTDADSGGGGSNVQSN
- the LOC120771877 gene encoding uncharacterized protein LOC120771877 isoform X2, with the protein product MEVEKRQLEPSNCSGDAGITNVSLMATNSVDKSDIEVAEDMNKAQNHKTQTNKDETSDETAKKPTHNSAIITNEEDSINNENISVKKQEVLLIKVTESNECSKTPKLEGSANKMCLNFKETKSGANSNDLNEFEDSQDAVEDDESQKEEASTADDDNSLSPSRQSQSPPLRDTKIATSSASIASAIGVAASVVVAAAGIRASIPDTILSPPKSETQTDDANTATSSSSPASDSQLSPMITEASIASSAALTPTTPPEAPEMSVSNNSGESTLSKTATKRGATDIDPVAEGGGKRVIQPINLVANGTIPKSSGKPLMSAMNKKLKEKTTRAPRQRKPKPTLPMYESEISDNKTGIKLCIKKSDSTGNLAASTGILVPTVTAKSVETAATTAPKQTRKRSRKTKSKARVDDDESEPEVTPVKRGKNKARNAERQKKVSFSGIEEQGEKHRATIEQGDWGARIPQEILFKIFEILVDREGCLPTLCRLGRVCTLWRNVALTPSLWKTMDLSTWIKDKYRTELKLKWFVDNRCSECTELNVANWKMSDINCFLNKLAVGCPNLTSITLSGWKGFTSDHLAYLAENMQKLERLDLSSVNVEMNASKSAVGPQSLCNALQIMNKRLTHLYLAHNRLAGIPQIVATLATHCPNLVNLDLSNVTTQATSHGIFHIEKLQHGCPKLKVLRVTNSHITWGNATLQEAMDSPGFPELEELSVAALTDECRVIGDDHLQRVLKTSSKLKLLDVRGCARLTHESLIRLPAWDIKHLFLSFCSVTRDVGSGLELIASKWAHSLIELDLAWANVQQPLDNALRALAEKGSESPLAHLNLCGSSVSDEAVKEILANCAHMSSINLSSCRGLPRGVKRLMQGQQELQELREVLKVQMKVKLPAQIKQEQEEEERRKRSEHCVATTDADSGGGGSNVQSN
- the LOC120771877 gene encoding F-box/LRR-repeat protein 6 isoform X3, coding for MNKAQNHKTQTNKDETSDETAKKPTHNSAIITNEEDSINNENISVKKQEVLLIKVTESNECSKTPKLEGSANKMCLNFKETKSGANSNDLNEFEDSQDAVEDDESQKEEASTADDDNSLSPSRQSQSPPLRDTKIATSSASIASAIGVAASVVVAAAGIRASIPDTILSPPKSETQTDDANTATSSSSPASDSQLSPMITEASIASSAALTPTTPPEAPEMSVSNNSGESTLSKTATKRGATDIDPVAEGGGKRVIQPINLVANGTIPKSSGKPLMSAMNKKLKEKTTRAPRQRKPKPTLPMYESEISDNKTGIKLCIKKSDSTGNLAASTGILVPTVTAKSVETAATTAPKQTRKRSRKTKSKARVDDDESEPEVTPVKRGKNKARNAERQKKVSFSGIEEQGEKHRATIEQGDWGARIPQEILFKIFEILVDREGCLPTLCRLGRVCTLWRNVALTPSLWKTMDLSTWIKDKYRTELKLKWFVDNRCSECTELNVANWKMSDINCFLNKLAVGCPNLTSITLSGWKGFTSDHLAYLAENMQKLERLDLSSVNVEMNASKSAVGPQSLCNALQIMNKRLTHLYLAHNRLAGIPQIVATLATHCPNLVNLDLSNVTTQATSHGIFHIEKLQHGCPKLKVLRVTNSHITWGNATLQEAMDSPGFPELEELSVAALTDECRVIGDDHLQRVLKTSSKLKLLDVRGCARLTHESLIRLPAWDIKHLFLSFCSVTRDVGSGLELIASKWAHSLIELDLAWANVQQPLDNALRALAEKGSESPLAHLNLCGSSVSDEAVKEILANCAHMSSINLSSCRGLPRGVKRLMQGQQELQELREVLKVQMKVKLPAQIKQEQEEEERRKRSEHCVATTDADSGGGGSNVQSN
- the LOC120771880 gene encoding putative serine/threonine-protein kinase STE20-like, translated to MFGCNPLDYDLKVELSRCFNGIGTVYLAQYLPNGQHIAVKKYRMDKASKEESILARDELLIMRQFSHPNIHTFHTSFVYGNELFQIAPLMCFGSCKDTIANCFRAGFPEIFVALIMRDVLSGLEYLHRRGYVHRSIRASHILLNQTKAVLTGFRECTSIVGHGERIASLHHLAPCSARSLNWLAPEVLEQNIIGYTEKSDIYSIGITCCELANGVEPFADAQPTFMLTEKVRGNVPTLLDRSTCPASEEMIEIVASTDSDSIRQAQQIYSQRVFSDEFHQFTEICMEKKPSSRWSALQLLSHSFFKQCRHTSILDQLQRFGLETKDYSQIRDESLVLCTDLSEMNVHSNDWSWDF